From a single Armatimonadota bacterium genomic region:
- a CDS encoding biotin transporter BioY: MANYSREAARVFPVTGIHFLASLFFAGVTAICANISFRLWYTPVPVTLQVFAVILSGLALGSRLGALSQIQYLIMGLLGMPVFSCGNFGLAAFAGPTGGYLIGFAVGAYVSGMVFEKLKSRSNASAVLAGCLGIIVIYLFGASWLAAWLAFFQGENTSACILGAWQLGVAPFIGIDFLKAVIASGVVLGGRFSKGSLSTLTK; encoded by the coding sequence ATGGCAAACTATTCCAGAGAAGCAGCACGTGTATTCCCAGTTACAGGCATCCATTTTCTTGCCTCTTTGTTTTTTGCAGGCGTTACGGCAATATGTGCTAACATATCCTTCCGCTTGTGGTATACGCCAGTGCCTGTCACACTTCAAGTATTTGCAGTAATCCTTTCCGGTCTCGCACTTGGCAGTCGGCTCGGCGCATTGAGTCAAATCCAATACCTTATAATGGGCTTGCTTGGGATGCCGGTATTTTCATGTGGAAATTTTGGCCTGGCAGCCTTCGCAGGGCCCACTGGCGGATATTTAATCGGATTCGCGGTCGGCGCCTATGTCTCTGGAATGGTATTCGAAAAACTCAAATCGCGGTCCAATGCCTCAGCCGTGCTAGCAGGATGCCTTGGGATTATTGTAATCTATTTATTCGGCGCCAGCTGGCTCGCTGCTTGGCTGGCATTCTTTCAAGGTGAGAATACTAGCGCCTGTATCCTGGGCGCCTGGCAGCTAGGGGTAGCACCTTTTATCGGAATTGACTTCCTTAAAGCGGTCATTGCGTCCGGTGTTGTGCTCGGCGGTCGGTTTAGTAAAGGGTCCCTCAGTACGCTTACCAAATAG
- a CDS encoding family 10 glycosylhydrolase, translating to MICLFALSTIVGAASGADEKPEFRGMWISSYGNNIDLGSPAAIDKLIADARAANLNALVVQVRKTGDAYYKSAYEPRADNLPKSDFDPLEYIIKKGHEAGLEIHAWINTFKVWQGNSPPSNPNHVYNRHPEWINKNKNGSTSKSGNYALDPGIREVTDYLREIYLDVVKKYDVDGIHFDYVRYWDPDFGYTQLAINRFNKEKGRTGIPKSDDPEWCQWRRDRVTDLVREVYEGVKKIKPWVKVTASVVCSGDCPQDFKQTRPYLLLLQEWDRWLREGIIDAVMPMNYKSERDPTEAKQFRDWIDGMVRWRSGRHVYNGISIRGTRDLITQITETRKRGADGMCGFAFNTSPYRRELANALRNEVFKTWVPTPSMPWKPPRPSGGPQKPPGPKELFDKAIQAAKNDAGLDEAISLLEQAIQLEPNFAEAHFRLGRCYLRKGMTIKAVEQFRETLEIEGSHKGALEELKKLEQP from the coding sequence TTGATTTGTTTATTTGCCTTGTCAACCATAGTCGGGGCAGCTAGTGGTGCGGATGAAAAACCCGAGTTTCGCGGGATGTGGATCTCTTCATACGGCAATAACATTGACCTTGGAAGCCCCGCCGCCATTGACAAACTAATCGCCGATGCCCGTGCCGCCAACCTCAATGCACTGGTGGTCCAGGTACGCAAGACTGGAGATGCATACTACAAATCCGCTTACGAACCAAGAGCAGACAACCTGCCAAAGTCAGACTTTGATCCGCTCGAATATATAATAAAGAAGGGCCACGAGGCGGGGCTAGAGATACATGCATGGATAAACACATTCAAAGTTTGGCAGGGAAACAGCCCTCCAAGCAATCCTAACCACGTTTACAACCGCCACCCAGAATGGATAAATAAAAATAAGAACGGCTCAACCTCGAAAAGCGGAAACTACGCTCTTGACCCAGGTATTCGAGAAGTCACCGACTATTTACGCGAAATCTATCTTGACGTCGTAAAGAAGTATGATGTTGATGGCATACACTTCGACTATGTGCGCTACTGGGACCCAGACTTTGGCTACACCCAGCTTGCCATAAACCGTTTTAATAAGGAAAAGGGACGCACTGGAATTCCAAAGTCAGACGACCCCGAATGGTGCCAATGGCGGCGCGACCGCGTGACCGATTTGGTAAGAGAAGTTTACGAAGGAGTTAAAAAGATTAAACCGTGGGTTAAAGTTACCGCTTCCGTCGTCTGCAGCGGTGATTGCCCACAGGATTTCAAACAAACGCGCCCATACCTGCTACTTCTGCAAGAATGGGACCGTTGGCTCCGCGAGGGCATCATAGATGCCGTAATGCCGATGAACTACAAAAGCGAGCGAGACCCAACAGAGGCAAAACAATTCCGCGATTGGATTGATGGGATGGTCAGATGGCGAAGTGGAAGACATGTATATAATGGCATCAGTATTCGCGGAACGCGCGACCTAATTACACAAATCACAGAAACTCGAAAGAGGGGCGCCGATGGCATGTGTGGTTTCGCATTTAATACAAGCCCCTACCGCCGAGAACTAGCCAATGCTCTCAGAAATGAAGTATTTAAGACGTGGGTCCCGACACCTTCGATGCCATGGAAGCCTCCCAGACCCAGCGGTGGCCCCCAGAAGCCTCCCGGGCCAAAAGAACTATTCGACAAGGCAATACAAGCAGCAAAAAACGACGCGGGTCTAGATGAGGCAATTTCACTCCTCGAACAAGCAATCCAGCTTGAACCAAACTTTGCCGAAGCCCACTTCCGCCTTGGCCGGTGCTATCTTAGAAAGGGCATGACCATCAAGGCGGTTGAGCAATTCCGCGAGACATTGGAAATCGAGGGTTCACACAAAGGTGCGCTGGAAGAGCTCAAGAAGCTCGAGCAACCTTAA